In Pseudomonas sp. GCEP-101, one DNA window encodes the following:
- the dapD gene encoding 2,3,4,5-tetrahydropyridine-2,6-dicarboxylate N-succinyltransferase translates to MSKSLFSIAFGVGTQNRQGNWLEVFYAQPLLNPSAELVAAIAPLLAYEGGNQAIAFTAHQAYQLADAVETVDAAQAALLNRLAESQKPLVATLLAEDAAPSSTPEAYLKLHLLSHRLVKPHGLNLTGIFPLLPNVAWTNQGAVDLAELAELQLEARLKGKLLEVFSVDKFPKMTDYVVPAGVRIADTARVRLGAYIGEGTTVMHEGFVNFNAGTQGPGMIEGRVSAGVFVGKGSDLGGGCSTMGTLSGGGNIVISVGEGCLIGANAGIGIPLGDRNIVEAGLYVTAGTKIAVLDDQNNLVKVVKGRDLAGQADLLFRRNSQTGAVECKTNKTAIELNEALHAHN, encoded by the coding sequence ATGTCGAAATCCCTGTTCAGCATCGCTTTCGGTGTCGGCACCCAGAACCGCCAGGGCAACTGGCTGGAAGTCTTCTACGCGCAGCCGCTGCTGAACCCCAGCGCCGAACTGGTCGCTGCCATCGCTCCGCTGCTGGCCTATGAAGGCGGCAACCAGGCGATCGCCTTCACCGCCCACCAGGCTTACCAGCTGGCCGACGCCGTCGAGACCGTCGATGCCGCCCAGGCCGCCCTGCTCAACCGCCTGGCCGAGAGCCAGAAGCCGCTGGTCGCCACCCTGCTGGCCGAGGACGCCGCCCCCAGCTCCACCCCGGAGGCGTACCTGAAGCTGCACCTGCTGTCCCACCGCCTGGTCAAGCCGCACGGCCTGAACCTGACCGGCATCTTCCCGCTGCTGCCGAACGTGGCCTGGACCAACCAGGGCGCCGTCGACCTGGCCGAGCTGGCCGAACTGCAACTGGAAGCGCGCCTGAAGGGCAAGCTGCTGGAAGTCTTCTCGGTCGACAAATTCCCCAAGATGACCGACTACGTGGTCCCGGCCGGCGTGCGCATCGCCGACACCGCCCGCGTACGCCTGGGCGCGTACATCGGTGAAGGCACCACCGTGATGCACGAAGGCTTCGTCAACTTCAACGCCGGCACCCAGGGCCCGGGCATGATCGAAGGCCGCGTCTCCGCGGGCGTGTTCGTCGGCAAAGGCTCCGACCTGGGCGGCGGCTGCTCCACCATGGGCACCCTGTCCGGCGGCGGCAACATCGTCATCAGCGTCGGCGAAGGCTGCCTGATCGGCGCCAACGCCGGCATCGGCATCCCGCTGGGCGACCGCAACATCGTCGAAGCCGGCCTGTACGTCACCGCCGGCACCAAGATCGCCGTGCTGGACGACCAGAACAACCTGGTGAAAGTCGTCAAGGGCCGCGACCTGGCCGGCCAGGCCGACCTGCTGTTCCGCCGCAACTCGCAGACCGGCGCGGTCGAGTGCAAGACCAACAAGACCGCCATCGAGCTCAATGAGGCGCTGCACGCGCACAACTAA
- a CDS encoding aminotransferase class V-fold PLP-dependent enzyme has protein sequence MSIPSPWRSDFPALAAFEAEGQTYLDSAATAQKPRAMIDALAGYYASGAANVHRAQHLPGERATRAFEATRSLAANWLNGGSPAQIVFTRGATEALNLLAYALEGRFQPGDEIVVSALEHHANLLPWQQLAKRRGLKLVVLPLDASGRIDLNRAAPLIGPRTRLLAVSQLSNVLGTWQPLPELLGMARQHGALSVVDGAQGVVHGRHNLSALGCDFYVCSSHKLYGPEGLGLLWGRAEALERLAHWQFGGEMVRVADYFDAQFHSAPMGFEAGTPPIGPVIALGATLQWLAARDSAEVGGHEDFLHARLLAGLRARDGVRVLGEPDVALASFVVEGVHVADLGHLLTEQGIAVRAGHHCAMPLMKTLDVAGALRVSLGLYNDSADLERFFAALDNALELLR, from the coding sequence ATGTCCATTCCCTCGCCCTGGCGCTCCGACTTCCCGGCCCTCGCCGCCTTCGAGGCCGAAGGCCAGACCTACCTCGACAGCGCCGCCACCGCGCAGAAACCGCGCGCCATGATCGACGCCCTCGCCGGCTACTACGCCAGCGGCGCCGCCAACGTGCATCGCGCCCAGCACCTGCCCGGCGAGCGCGCCACCCGCGCCTTCGAAGCGACCCGCAGCCTGGCCGCCAATTGGCTCAACGGCGGCAGCCCGGCGCAGATCGTCTTCACCCGCGGCGCCACCGAAGCGCTGAACCTGCTGGCCTACGCTCTGGAAGGCCGGTTCCAGCCGGGCGACGAGATCGTCGTCAGCGCCCTGGAGCACCACGCCAACCTGCTGCCCTGGCAGCAACTGGCCAAGCGCCGTGGCCTGAAGCTCGTCGTGCTGCCACTGGACGCCAGCGGGCGTATCGACCTGAACCGCGCCGCCCCCCTCATTGGCCCGCGCACCCGCCTGCTCGCGGTCAGCCAGCTGTCCAACGTGCTCGGCACCTGGCAGCCGCTGCCGGAGCTGCTGGGGATGGCCCGCCAGCACGGCGCGCTGAGTGTGGTGGATGGTGCGCAGGGCGTGGTCCATGGCCGACACAACCTGTCGGCGCTGGGATGTGATTTCTACGTCTGCTCCAGCCACAAGCTCTACGGCCCGGAGGGCCTCGGCCTGCTCTGGGGCCGCGCGGAAGCGCTGGAGCGCCTGGCGCACTGGCAGTTCGGCGGCGAAATGGTCCGCGTGGCGGACTACTTCGACGCCCAGTTCCACAGCGCGCCCATGGGCTTCGAGGCCGGCACCCCGCCCATCGGTCCGGTGATCGCCCTGGGCGCCACGCTGCAATGGCTGGCCGCCCGGGACAGCGCCGAGGTCGGCGGGCACGAGGACTTCCTCCATGCCCGCCTGCTGGCCGGCCTGCGCGCCCGTGATGGCGTGCGCGTGCTGGGCGAGCCGGACGTCGCGCTGGCCAGCTTCGTGGTCGAGGGTGTGCACGTTGCCGACCTGGGCCATCTGCTCACCGAGCAGGGCATCGCCGTGCGCGCCGGGCACCACTGCGCCATGCCGCTGATGAAGACCCTGGACGTCGCCGGCGCCCTGCGCGTCTCCCTCGGCCTGTACAACGACAGTGCCGACCTGGAGCGCTTCTTCGCCGCGCTGGACAACGCCCTGGAGCTGCTGCGGTGA
- a CDS encoding SufE family protein yields MSLPAAAREALQAFTALQGWEQRARLLMQWGERLEPLSEAERGDDQRVQGCESNVWLVADRRDGRWHFRAYSDARLLRGLLALLLVRVDGLPADELSAIDLPGWFEQLGLGRQLSPSRSNGLNAVLKQMQKLIGG; encoded by the coding sequence GTGAGCCTGCCCGCCGCTGCCAGGGAAGCCTTGCAGGCGTTCACCGCCTTGCAAGGCTGGGAGCAACGCGCCCGCCTGCTGATGCAATGGGGCGAACGCCTGGAACCACTGAGCGAAGCCGAACGCGGCGACGACCAGCGCGTGCAGGGCTGCGAGAGCAATGTCTGGCTGGTGGCGGATCGGCGGGATGGACGCTGGCACTTCCGCGCCTATAGCGATGCGCGCTTGCTGCGCGGTTTGCTGGCCCTGCTGCTGGTGCGGGTGGACGGCCTGCCGGCGGACGAGCTGTCCGCCATCGACCTGCCGGGCTGGTTCGAGCAGTTGGGCCTGGGCAGGCAGCTATCGCCGTCGCGCAGCAATGGCCTGAACGCTGTGCTGAAACAGATGCAGAAACTGATCGGCGGCTGA
- the tcdA gene encoding tRNA cyclic N6-threonylcarbamoyladenosine(37) synthase TcdA — protein sequence MQRDEQRFGGIARLYGREGLERLAASHVAVVGIGGVGSWAAEALARSGVGEISLFDLDDVCVTNTNRQVHAIQGAVGKPKVEVMAERLRAINPAVVVHAVADFVTRDTMADYITPELDCVIDCIDSVAAKAALIAWCKRRKLQIITTGGAGGQVDPTQIQVADLNKTFNDPLAAKVRSTLRRDYNFSRTPGRHYSVPCVFSTEQLRYPKPDGTVCQSKSFVGEGVKLDCAGGFGAVMMVTATFGMVAAARAVDKIVDGARRPSERSIG from the coding sequence ATGCAACGGGATGAACAGCGTTTCGGCGGAATCGCGCGGCTTTACGGTCGCGAAGGCCTGGAGCGGCTGGCGGCCAGCCATGTGGCGGTGGTCGGGATCGGCGGCGTGGGGTCCTGGGCGGCCGAGGCCCTAGCGCGCAGCGGTGTGGGCGAGATTTCGCTGTTCGACCTCGACGACGTCTGCGTCACCAACACCAACCGTCAGGTCCATGCCATCCAGGGCGCCGTGGGCAAACCCAAGGTCGAGGTCATGGCCGAGCGCCTGAGGGCGATCAACCCGGCTGTCGTCGTCCACGCCGTGGCCGATTTCGTCACCCGCGACACCATGGCGGACTACATCACGCCCGAGCTGGACTGTGTGATCGACTGCATCGACAGCGTTGCCGCCAAGGCCGCGCTGATCGCCTGGTGCAAGCGCCGCAAGCTGCAGATCATCACCACCGGTGGCGCAGGCGGGCAGGTGGACCCGACGCAGATCCAGGTCGCCGACCTGAACAAGACCTTCAACGACCCGCTGGCCGCCAAGGTCCGCTCGACGCTGCGTCGCGACTACAACTTCTCCCGCACGCCGGGCCGGCACTACAGCGTGCCGTGCGTGTTTTCCACCGAGCAGCTGCGCTACCCCAAGCCGGACGGCACCGTGTGCCAGTCCAAGAGCTTCGTCGGCGAGGGGGTGAAACTGGACTGCGCCGGGGGCTTTGGCGCGGTGATGATGGTCACCGCGACCTTCGGCATGGTGGCGGCGGCGCGGGCGGTGGACAAGATCGTTGACGGCGCGCGGCGGCCTTCGGAGCGCTCCATCGGCTGA
- a CDS encoding glycosyltransferase yields the protein MPARKFGLNLVVFVALAALFTGFWALYNRPVSVPDWPESISGFSFSPFRLNQNPQRDQFPSDDEIRSDLELVSRNTDNIRTYSVKGSLADIPRLAEELGMRVSLGIWIGPDEAENEAEIERGIEIANNSRSVVRVIVGNEALFRREVTVEQLTAYLDRVRKAVKVPVTTAEQWHIYEKYPEMAKHVDLIAAHVLPYWEYTAMNDAVPFVLERAKELRAKFPRKPLLLAEVGWPSNGRMRGGADATQADQAIYLRTLTNALNKKGYNYFVVEAFDQPWKVGDEGSVGAYWGVYNAQRQPKFNFTGPVVNIPQWRALAVASVVMALLALTLLMIDGSALRQRGRTFLTVVAFAGGSVLVWIAYDYSQQYSTWFSLTVGGLLGIGALGVFIVLLTEAHELAETVWVRKRRRPFDPVLSDTDYRPKVSVHVPCYNEPPEMMKKTLDALSRLDYPDFEVLIIDNNTKDPAVWEPVRDYCEVLGPRFRFFHVAPLAGFKGGALNYILPHTAPDVEVVAVIDADYCVEPNWLKQMVPHFSDPKIAVVQSPQDYHDGEENVFKKLCYAEYKGFFHIGMVTRNDRDAIIQHGTMTMIRRTVMDELKWADWTICEDAELGLRVFEKGYSAAYSHQSFGKGVMPDTFIDYKKQRFRWAYGAIQIMKGHARALFQGKDSKLTLGQRYHFIAGWLPWIADGMNIFFTLGALLWSSAMIIVPKRVDPPLLIFAIPPLALFFFKFGKILFLYRRAVGVNLVRSFQAAVAGLALSHTIAKAVLYGAFTKTIPFFRTPKMASNHGLLVALAEAREEVFIMLLLWGAALGIVLVQGVPSRDMMFWVAMLLVQSLPYLAALVMAMLSAAPKAQEAPATDAAAAS from the coding sequence ATGCCTGCACGCAAGTTTGGCCTCAACCTGGTGGTGTTCGTCGCCCTCGCGGCGCTCTTCACCGGCTTCTGGGCCCTGTATAACCGCCCCGTCAGTGTTCCCGACTGGCCGGAAAGCATTTCCGGATTCTCGTTCTCGCCCTTCCGCCTGAACCAGAATCCGCAGCGGGACCAGTTCCCCAGCGACGACGAAATCCGCTCGGACCTGGAACTGGTCTCCCGGAATACCGACAACATCCGCACCTACTCGGTGAAGGGTTCGCTGGCGGACATCCCCCGCCTGGCCGAAGAGTTGGGCATGCGCGTCAGCCTGGGCATCTGGATCGGCCCGGACGAAGCCGAGAACGAGGCGGAGATCGAGCGCGGCATCGAAATCGCAAACAACTCGCGCAGCGTGGTGCGGGTGATCGTCGGCAACGAGGCGCTGTTCCGCCGCGAAGTCACGGTCGAGCAACTGACCGCCTACCTGGACCGCGTGCGCAAGGCGGTGAAGGTGCCGGTGACCACCGCCGAGCAGTGGCACATCTACGAGAAGTACCCGGAGATGGCCAAGCACGTCGACCTGATCGCCGCCCACGTGCTGCCCTACTGGGAATACACGGCGATGAACGACGCCGTGCCGTTCGTCCTCGAGCGCGCCAAGGAGCTGCGCGCCAAGTTCCCGCGCAAGCCGCTGCTGCTGGCCGAAGTCGGCTGGCCGAGCAACGGCCGCATGCGCGGCGGCGCAGACGCCACCCAGGCGGACCAGGCCATCTACCTGCGTACCCTGACCAATGCGCTGAACAAGAAGGGCTACAACTACTTCGTCGTCGAGGCCTTCGATCAGCCGTGGAAAGTCGGTGACGAAGGCTCCGTAGGCGCCTACTGGGGCGTCTACAACGCGCAGCGCCAGCCCAAGTTCAACTTCACCGGGCCGGTGGTGAACATCCCGCAGTGGCGCGCCCTGGCAGTGGCCTCGGTGGTGATGGCGCTGCTCGCGCTGACCCTGCTGATGATCGACGGCAGCGCCCTGCGTCAGCGCGGGCGGACCTTCCTCACCGTGGTTGCCTTCGCCGGCGGCTCGGTGCTGGTGTGGATCGCCTACGACTACAGCCAGCAGTACAGCACCTGGTTCAGCCTGACCGTCGGCGGCCTGCTGGGCATCGGCGCGCTGGGCGTGTTCATCGTGCTCCTGACCGAGGCCCACGAGCTGGCCGAAACCGTCTGGGTGCGCAAGCGTCGCCGACCGTTCGACCCCGTGCTCAGCGATACCGACTACCGGCCCAAGGTCTCGGTGCACGTGCCCTGCTACAACGAACCGCCGGAGATGATGAAGAAGACCCTGGACGCCCTGTCCCGGCTCGACTATCCGGACTTCGAAGTGCTGATCATCGACAACAACACCAAGGACCCGGCGGTGTGGGAGCCGGTGCGCGACTACTGCGAAGTGCTCGGCCCGCGCTTCCGCTTCTTCCACGTCGCGCCGCTGGCCGGCTTCAAGGGCGGCGCGCTGAACTACATCCTGCCGCACACCGCGCCGGACGTCGAAGTCGTCGCGGTGATCGACGCCGACTACTGCGTCGAACCGAACTGGCTCAAGCAGATGGTGCCGCACTTCAGCGACCCGAAGATCGCGGTGGTGCAGTCCCCGCAGGACTACCACGACGGCGAGGAAAACGTCTTCAAGAAGCTCTGCTACGCCGAGTACAAGGGCTTCTTCCACATCGGCATGGTCACCCGCAACGACCGCGACGCGATCATCCAGCACGGCACCATGACCATGATCCGCCGTACCGTGATGGACGAGCTCAAGTGGGCCGACTGGACCATCTGCGAGGACGCCGAGCTGGGCCTGCGGGTGTTCGAGAAAGGCTATTCGGCGGCCTATTCGCACCAGAGCTTCGGCAAGGGCGTGATGCCCGACACCTTCATCGACTACAAGAAGCAGCGCTTCCGCTGGGCCTATGGCGCCATCCAGATCATGAAGGGCCACGCTCGCGCGCTGTTCCAGGGCAAGGACAGCAAGCTCACCCTCGGCCAGCGCTACCACTTCATCGCCGGGTGGCTGCCGTGGATCGCCGATGGCATGAACATCTTCTTCACCCTCGGCGCGCTGCTGTGGTCCTCGGCGATGATCATCGTGCCCAAGCGGGTCGACCCGCCGCTGCTGATCTTCGCCATCCCGCCGCTGGCGCTGTTCTTCTTCAAGTTCGGCAAGATCCTGTTCCTCTACCGCCGTGCGGTGGGCGTGAACCTGGTGCGCTCCTTCCAGGCGGCGGTGGCGGGCCTTGCGCTGTCGCACACCATCGCCAAGGCGGTGCTGTACGGGGCGTTCACCAAGACCATCCCGTTCTTCCGCACGCCGAAGATGGCCTCCAACCACGGCCTGCTGGTGGCACTGGCGGAAGCGCGCGAAGAGGTGTTCATCATGCTCCTGCTGTGGGGTGCGGCGCTGGGCATCGTCCTGGTGCAGGGCGTGCCGAGCCGCGACATGATGTTCTGGGTCGCCATGCTGCTGGTGCAGTCGCTGCCCTACCTCGCCGCCCTGGTGATGGCCATGCTGTCCGCCGCGCCCAAGGCGCAGGAAGCGCCGGCAACAGACGCCGCAGCGGCCAGCTGA
- the dapE gene encoding succinyl-diaminopimelate desuccinylase: MPLMSLSPTLSLACELIRRPSVTPVDADCQQLMMQRLGACGFALEPMRIEDVDNFWALRQGRDGANGPVLCFAGHTDVVPTGPEQAWQHQPFDALIDADGMLCGRGAADMKGSLASMIIATERFVADHPDHRGSIAYLITSDEEGPAHHGTKAVVERLKARNERLDWCIVGEPSSTTLVGDIVKNGRRGSLGATLTVRGKQGHVAYPHLAKNPIHLAAPALAELAAEHWDNGNDYFPPTSFQISNINGGTGATNVIPGELKVVFNFRFSTESTVEGLQQRVAAILDKHGLDWHIVWALSGLPFLTQPGELLDGVAAAIRAVTGRETTPSTSGGTSDGRFIATMGTQVVELGPVNATIHQVDERVLASDLDVLTEIYYQTLVRLLA; this comes from the coding sequence ATGCCCCTCATGTCCCTCTCGCCGACACTGTCCCTCGCCTGCGAGCTGATTCGCCGTCCCTCCGTCACACCGGTCGATGCCGACTGCCAACAGCTGATGATGCAGCGCCTGGGCGCCTGCGGCTTCGCCCTGGAGCCCATGCGCATCGAGGACGTAGATAATTTCTGGGCCCTGCGCCAGGGCCGCGACGGCGCCAACGGCCCGGTGCTGTGCTTCGCCGGCCACACCGACGTGGTGCCGACCGGCCCCGAGCAGGCCTGGCAGCACCAGCCGTTCGACGCCCTGATCGATGCCGACGGCATGCTCTGCGGGCGCGGCGCGGCGGACATGAAAGGCAGCCTGGCGTCGATGATCATCGCCACCGAGCGCTTCGTCGCCGACCACCCGGACCACCGCGGCAGCATCGCCTACCTGATCACCAGCGACGAGGAAGGCCCGGCCCATCACGGCACCAAGGCCGTGGTCGAGCGCCTGAAGGCGCGCAACGAGCGCCTGGACTGGTGCATCGTCGGCGAGCCGTCGAGCACCACCCTGGTGGGTGACATCGTCAAGAACGGTCGCCGTGGCTCCCTCGGCGCCACCCTCACCGTCCGCGGCAAGCAGGGTCATGTGGCCTACCCGCACCTGGCGAAGAACCCGATCCACCTGGCCGCCCCGGCCCTGGCGGAGCTCGCCGCCGAGCACTGGGACAACGGCAACGACTACTTCCCGCCGACCAGTTTCCAGATCTCCAACATCAACGGCGGCACCGGCGCGACCAACGTCATCCCCGGCGAGCTGAAAGTCGTCTTCAACTTCCGCTTCTCCACCGAATCCACCGTGGAAGGTCTGCAGCAGCGCGTCGCGGCCATCCTCGACAAGCACGGCCTGGATTGGCACATCGTCTGGGCGCTGTCCGGCCTGCCCTTCCTCACCCAGCCGGGCGAGCTGCTCGATGGCGTGGCCGCAGCGATCCGCGCCGTCACTGGCCGCGAGACCACGCCGTCGACCTCCGGCGGTACGTCCGACGGCCGCTTCATCGCCACCATGGGCACCCAGGTGGTCGAGCTCGGCCCGGTGAACGCCACCATTCACCAGGTGGACGAGCGCGTGCTGGCCAGCGACCTCGATGTGCTGACCGAAATCTACTACCAGACCCTGGTGCGACTGCTGGCATGA
- a CDS encoding putative RNA methyltransferase encodes MLICPLCREALTAVDNGVACPAGHRFDRARQGYLNLLPVQHKKSLDPGDNAAMVEARRHFLGAGHYAPLARRLAELAAERAPSRWLDIGCGEGYYTAQLGEALPQADGYALDISREAVKRACKRAPQLTWMVASMARVPLADASCQLLASVFSPIDWKEAARLLTPGGGVLRLGPARDHLLELRQRLYDEVREYVEDKHLADLPEELKLAHTEQLSFTLPLHTREAREHLLAMTPHGWRVNPERRERILAEPFEVTVAVRYDWLERQEP; translated from the coding sequence ATGCTGATCTGCCCGCTGTGCCGAGAGGCACTGACCGCAGTCGACAATGGCGTCGCCTGCCCCGCCGGCCACCGCTTCGACCGCGCCCGCCAGGGCTACCTGAACCTGCTGCCGGTGCAGCACAAGAAGAGTCTCGACCCGGGCGACAACGCCGCCATGGTCGAGGCGCGCCGGCACTTCCTCGGCGCCGGGCACTATGCGCCGCTGGCCAGGCGCCTGGCCGAACTCGCCGCCGAGCGCGCTCCCAGCCGCTGGCTGGATATCGGGTGCGGCGAGGGCTACTACACCGCGCAGCTGGGTGAAGCCCTGCCACAGGCCGACGGCTATGCGCTGGATATCTCCCGCGAGGCCGTCAAACGCGCCTGCAAACGCGCCCCGCAACTGACCTGGATGGTCGCCAGCATGGCCCGCGTGCCGCTGGCCGACGCCTCCTGCCAATTGCTCGCCAGCGTGTTCAGCCCGATCGACTGGAAGGAAGCCGCGCGCCTGCTAACGCCTGGCGGCGGCGTGCTGCGCCTGGGCCCGGCGCGCGATCACCTGCTGGAGCTGCGCCAGCGTCTGTACGACGAAGTTCGCGAGTACGTCGAGGACAAGCACCTCGCCGACCTGCCCGAAGAGCTCAAGCTGGCGCATACCGAACAACTGAGCTTCACGCTCCCGCTGCACACCCGCGAAGCGCGCGAGCACCTGCTGGCGATGACGCCCCACGGCTGGCGGGTCAACCCCGAGCGGCGCGAGCGCATCCTCGCCGAGCCCTTCGAGGTGACGGTCGCGGTACGCTACGATTGGCTGGAACGCCAAGAACCCTGA
- a CDS encoding cold-shock protein: MADREVGTVKWFNDAKGYGFIQRDSGPDVFVHYRAIRGDGHRSLVEGQKVEFSVIQGQKGLQAEDVAKV, translated from the coding sequence ATGGCTGATCGTGAGGTCGGAACCGTCAAGTGGTTCAATGACGCCAAAGGTTATGGATTCATTCAACGCGATAGCGGTCCGGACGTTTTCGTTCACTACCGTGCCATTCGTGGCGATGGTCACCGCTCCCTGGTCGAAGGCCAGAAAGTGGAGTTCTCGGTGATCCAGGGTCAGAAAGGCCTCCAGGCGGAAGACGTCGCCAAGGTCTGA
- a CDS encoding YMGG-like glycine zipper-containing protein: protein MRTFTWGCLLAVAVVLPVAAQTVTPLKGQSSQQMQQDMAECNSVAANAASSATSSSDPHVGGRVRGAARGAAAGAVAAEVRGQRHDEVYDRASDDAKQAYRQNRAGDVAAAGAVVGASRQRQDRREDRRTQNEAQSSASASAYSGCLQGRGYQVSP from the coding sequence ATGCGTACATTCACCTGGGGATGTCTGCTCGCCGTGGCGGTTGTGCTGCCGGTCGCTGCGCAGACCGTTACCCCGCTCAAAGGACAGAGCAGCCAGCAGATGCAGCAGGACATGGCCGAGTGCAACAGCGTTGCCGCCAATGCCGCGAGCAGCGCCACCAGCAGTTCCGACCCGCATGTCGGTGGGCGCGTTCGTGGCGCCGCGCGGGGCGCGGCGGCCGGAGCCGTGGCCGCCGAGGTGCGTGGCCAGCGCCATGACGAGGTGTACGACCGCGCCAGCGACGATGCCAAGCAGGCGTACCGGCAGAATCGCGCCGGTGACGTGGCGGCGGCCGGGGCTGTGGTCGGTGCTTCGCGTCAGCGCCAGGATCGTCGGGAAGATCGCCGCACGCAGAATGAAGCGCAGAGTTCCGCCAGTGCCAGCGCCTACAGCGGTTGTCTGCAGGGACGCGGTTATCAGGTCAGCCCCTGA